A window of the Oryza brachyantha chromosome 5, ObraRS2, whole genome shotgun sequence genome harbors these coding sequences:
- the LOC102701447 gene encoding chaperone protein dnaJ 49, with amino-acid sequence MDGNKDEALRSVKLAETALASGDKQQAEKFIRIAQRLDPSLAIHDILATTKNYDTLNGAACQYKARRGEVGETQNLPKEFVGPSNVDKGYTEENVRVVRNIRKNKDYYTILGVGRSCSVEDIRKAYRKLSLKVHPDKNKAPGAEDAFKLVSKAFNCLSNDQSRRTYDQTGAIEDHQYSNVTRQRATRRQRQARSSFYGYEEDLDPDEIFRSFFYGTHGNMFHSHNAYRARGTAWQQQQQQQQRREHPIQGGSGINITMLVHLAGVLFFVLFAFIPARHPEYSLKKTNHFAISKVTEKHGVEYFVSKRDFDQQFPEGSSSRDNLEQYVFKDYKSMLGRFCHVELQRRQWAKDYPTPHCDKLRSLPVT; translated from the coding sequence ATGGATGGGAACAAAGATGAGGCCTTGAGGTCTGTCAAGCTTGCAGAAACTGCGCTTGCATCTGGAGATAAACAACAAGCAGAGAAATTCATTCGAATAGCCCAAAGATTGGACCCCAGCCTAGCGATTCATGACATATTGGCCACAACCAAGAACTATGATACCCTGAATGGTGCTGCGTGCCAATACAAGGCCAGAAGAGGTGAAGTTGGTGAAACCCAAAATCTGCCTAAAGAATTTGTTGGTCCTTCTAATGTTGATAAGGGTTACACTGAGGAAAATGTTAGAGTGGTTCGGAATATCAGAAAGAACAAGGATTATTATACAATTCTTGGAGTGGGGAGAAGTTGCTCTGTAGAGGATATTAGGAAAGCCTACAGGAAGTTATCACTGAAAGTTCATCCTGACAAGAACAAGGCTCCTGGGGCAGAGGATGCATTTAAGTTGGTCAGTAAGGCTTTCAATTGCCTAAGCAATGATCAGTCAAGGAGAACTTATGATCAAACAGGTGCCATTGAGGATCATCAGTATTCCAATGTCACAAGGCAGAGAGCTACAAGGAGACAAAGGCAAGCAAGAAGTAGCTTCTATGGTTATGAAGAAGATTTAGATCCAGATGAGATATTCAGGTCCTTCTTTTATGGCACCCATGGTAATATGTTCCATTCTCATAATGCCTATAGAGCAAGAGGAACAGCTtggcagcaacaacaacaacaacaacagagAAGGGAACATCCGATACAGGGTGGGTCAGGCATAAACATAACAATGTTGGTACACCTTGCAGGGGTTCTGTTTTTCGTCTTGTTTGCTTTCATTCCAGCAAGGCATCCTGAGTATTCCCTTAAAAAGACAAACCATTTTGCTATATCAAAAGTCACTGAAAAGCATGGGGTAGAGTACTTTGTTAGCAAACGAGATTTTGACCAGCAGTTTCCAGAAGGAAGTTCTTCTAGAGATAATCTTGAGCAGTATGTTTTTAAAGACTACAAGAGTATGCTGGGAAGATTCTGTCATGTGGAACTCCAAAGGCGCCAATGGGCTAAGGACTACCCTACACCTCACTGTGACAAACTGCGGAGCCTTCCTGtaacataa
- the LOC102701725 gene encoding serine/arginine-rich splicing factor SR30-like isoform X1 has protein sequence MSRRNSCTIYVGNLPGDIREREVEDLFYKYGRIVDIDLKIPPRPPGYAFVEFEDPRDAQDAIHGRDAYDFDGHRLRVELAHGGRGPSFDRSSNNSSAGRRGASRRTDYRVMVTGLPSSASWQDLKDHMRRAGDVCFSDVYREGGATVGIVDYTNYEDMKQAIRKLDDSEFRNAFSRAYVRVKEYNSTKRSRSCSRSRSHSRSISRSRSRSRSISRSRSRSYSRSRSPRSRSVSRSRSPVKESLMFFASRSKSVSRSPSPAKESSQITIKIPIPCYFSSASPREVCKQEPCQEQKFIPIPVSCEV, from the exons ATGAGCCGGCGCAACAGCTGCACCATCTACGTGGGCAATCTCCCCGGCGACATCCGCGAGAGGGAGGTGGAGGATCTCTTCTATAAG TATGGCCGTATTGTGGATATTGATTTGAAAATTCCTCCAAGGCCTCCTGGTTATGCTTTTGTTGAG TTTGAAGACCCCCGTGATGCGCAGGATGCAATTCATGGCCGTGATGCATATGACTTTGATGGCCACAGGTTGCGG GTGGAGTTAGCTCATGGTGGCAGAGGCCCTTCTTTTGATCGGTCAAGCAACAATAGCAGTGCTGGGCGCCGTGGTGCCTCTAGACGTACTGATTACCGTG TTATGGTTACTGGATTACCTTCGTCAGCATCATGGCAAGATCTCAAG GATCATATGAGGCGAGCTGGTGATGTCTGTTTCTCTGATGTTTATCGTGAGGGTGGAG CAACTGTTGGAATTGTTGATTATACCAACTATGAGGATATGAAACAAGCA ATACGAAAGCTTGATGACTCAGAGTTCCGTAATGCATTTTCACGGGCATATGTCAGG GTCAAGGAGTACAATTCTACTAAGCGCAGCCGCTCTTGCTCCAGAAGCCGAAGCCACAGCCGCTCTATCTCAAGAAGCAGAAGCCGAAGCCGCTCTATCTCCAGAAGCAGAAGCCGTAGTTATAGCAGAAGCAGGAGTCCAAG ATCTAGGTCTGTTTCTCGGTCTCGTTCACCAGTGAAAGAAAG TTTGATGTTCTTCGCTTCCAGATCTAAGTCTGTTTCACGGTCTCCCTCACCTGCGAAAGAAAG TTCGCAAATCACCATCAAGATCCCCATCCCCTGCTACTTCT CCTCAGCCTCCCCGCGAGAAGTCTGCAAGCAGGAGCCCTGTCAAGAGCAGAAGTTTATCCCGATCCCAGTCTCCT GCGAAGTCTGA
- the LOC102701725 gene encoding serine/arginine-rich-splicing factor SR34-like isoform X2 gives MSRRNSCTIYVGNLPGDIREREVEDLFYKYGRIVDIDLKIPPRPPGYAFVEFEDPRDAQDAIHGRDAYDFDGHRLRVELAHGGRGPSFDRSSNNSSAGRRGASRRTDYRVMVTGLPSSASWQDLKDHMRRAGDVCFSDVYREGGATVGIVDYTNYEDMKQAIRKLDDSEFRNAFSRAYVRVKEYNSTKRSRSCSRSRSHSRSISRSRSRSRSISRSRSRSYSRSRSPRSRSVSRSRSPVKESLMFFASRSKSVSRSPSPAKERSPSPATSPQPPREKSASRSPVKSRSLSRSQSPAKSE, from the exons ATGAGCCGGCGCAACAGCTGCACCATCTACGTGGGCAATCTCCCCGGCGACATCCGCGAGAGGGAGGTGGAGGATCTCTTCTATAAG TATGGCCGTATTGTGGATATTGATTTGAAAATTCCTCCAAGGCCTCCTGGTTATGCTTTTGTTGAG TTTGAAGACCCCCGTGATGCGCAGGATGCAATTCATGGCCGTGATGCATATGACTTTGATGGCCACAGGTTGCGG GTGGAGTTAGCTCATGGTGGCAGAGGCCCTTCTTTTGATCGGTCAAGCAACAATAGCAGTGCTGGGCGCCGTGGTGCCTCTAGACGTACTGATTACCGTG TTATGGTTACTGGATTACCTTCGTCAGCATCATGGCAAGATCTCAAG GATCATATGAGGCGAGCTGGTGATGTCTGTTTCTCTGATGTTTATCGTGAGGGTGGAG CAACTGTTGGAATTGTTGATTATACCAACTATGAGGATATGAAACAAGCA ATACGAAAGCTTGATGACTCAGAGTTCCGTAATGCATTTTCACGGGCATATGTCAGG GTCAAGGAGTACAATTCTACTAAGCGCAGCCGCTCTTGCTCCAGAAGCCGAAGCCACAGCCGCTCTATCTCAAGAAGCAGAAGCCGAAGCCGCTCTATCTCCAGAAGCAGAAGCCGTAGTTATAGCAGAAGCAGGAGTCCAAG ATCTAGGTCTGTTTCTCGGTCTCGTTCACCAGTGAAAGAAAG TTTGATGTTCTTCGCTTCCAGATCTAAGTCTGTTTCACGGTCTCCCTCACCTGCGAAAGAAAG ATCCCCATCCCCTGCTACTTCT CCTCAGCCTCCCCGCGAGAAGTCTGCAAGCAGGAGCCCTGTCAAGAGCAGAAGTTTATCCCGATCCCAGTCTCCT GCGAAGTCTGAGTGA
- the LOC102701725 gene encoding serine/arginine-rich splicing factor SR30-like isoform X3, giving the protein MSRRNSCTIYVGNLPGDIREREVEDLFYKYGRIVDIDLKIPPRPPGYAFVEFEDPRDAQDAIHGRDAYDFDGHRLRVELAHGGRGPSFDRSSNNSSAGRRGASRRTDYRVMVTGLPSSASWQDLKDHMRRAGDVCFSDVYREGGATVGIVDYTNYEDMKQAIRKLDDSEFRNAFSRAYVRVKEYNSTKRSRSCSRSRSHSRSISRSRSRSRSISRSRSRSYSRSRSPRSRSVSRSRSPVKERSKSVSRSPSPAKESSQITIKIPIPCYFSSASPREVCKQEPCQEQKFIPIPVSCEV; this is encoded by the exons ATGAGCCGGCGCAACAGCTGCACCATCTACGTGGGCAATCTCCCCGGCGACATCCGCGAGAGGGAGGTGGAGGATCTCTTCTATAAG TATGGCCGTATTGTGGATATTGATTTGAAAATTCCTCCAAGGCCTCCTGGTTATGCTTTTGTTGAG TTTGAAGACCCCCGTGATGCGCAGGATGCAATTCATGGCCGTGATGCATATGACTTTGATGGCCACAGGTTGCGG GTGGAGTTAGCTCATGGTGGCAGAGGCCCTTCTTTTGATCGGTCAAGCAACAATAGCAGTGCTGGGCGCCGTGGTGCCTCTAGACGTACTGATTACCGTG TTATGGTTACTGGATTACCTTCGTCAGCATCATGGCAAGATCTCAAG GATCATATGAGGCGAGCTGGTGATGTCTGTTTCTCTGATGTTTATCGTGAGGGTGGAG CAACTGTTGGAATTGTTGATTATACCAACTATGAGGATATGAAACAAGCA ATACGAAAGCTTGATGACTCAGAGTTCCGTAATGCATTTTCACGGGCATATGTCAGG GTCAAGGAGTACAATTCTACTAAGCGCAGCCGCTCTTGCTCCAGAAGCCGAAGCCACAGCCGCTCTATCTCAAGAAGCAGAAGCCGAAGCCGCTCTATCTCCAGAAGCAGAAGCCGTAGTTATAGCAGAAGCAGGAGTCCAAG ATCTAGGTCTGTTTCTCGGTCTCGTTCACCAGTGAAAGAAAG ATCTAAGTCTGTTTCACGGTCTCCCTCACCTGCGAAAGAAAG TTCGCAAATCACCATCAAGATCCCCATCCCCTGCTACTTCT CCTCAGCCTCCCCGCGAGAAGTCTGCAAGCAGGAGCCCTGTCAAGAGCAGAAGTTTATCCCGATCCCAGTCTCCT GCGAAGTCTGA
- the LOC102701725 gene encoding serine/arginine-rich-splicing factor SR34-like isoform X4 has product MSRRNSCTIYVGNLPGDIREREVEDLFYKYGRIVDIDLKIPPRPPGYAFVEFEDPRDAQDAIHGRDAYDFDGHRLRVELAHGGRGPSFDRSSNNSSAGRRGASRRTDYRVMVTGLPSSASWQDLKDHMRRAGDVCFSDVYREGGATVGIVDYTNYEDMKQAIRKLDDSEFRNAFSRAYVRVKEYNSTKRSRSCSRSRSHSRSISRSRSRSRSISRSRSRSYSRSRSPRSRSVSRSRSPVKERSKSVSRSPSPAKERSPSPATSPQPPREKSASRSPVKSRSLSRSQSPAKSE; this is encoded by the exons ATGAGCCGGCGCAACAGCTGCACCATCTACGTGGGCAATCTCCCCGGCGACATCCGCGAGAGGGAGGTGGAGGATCTCTTCTATAAG TATGGCCGTATTGTGGATATTGATTTGAAAATTCCTCCAAGGCCTCCTGGTTATGCTTTTGTTGAG TTTGAAGACCCCCGTGATGCGCAGGATGCAATTCATGGCCGTGATGCATATGACTTTGATGGCCACAGGTTGCGG GTGGAGTTAGCTCATGGTGGCAGAGGCCCTTCTTTTGATCGGTCAAGCAACAATAGCAGTGCTGGGCGCCGTGGTGCCTCTAGACGTACTGATTACCGTG TTATGGTTACTGGATTACCTTCGTCAGCATCATGGCAAGATCTCAAG GATCATATGAGGCGAGCTGGTGATGTCTGTTTCTCTGATGTTTATCGTGAGGGTGGAG CAACTGTTGGAATTGTTGATTATACCAACTATGAGGATATGAAACAAGCA ATACGAAAGCTTGATGACTCAGAGTTCCGTAATGCATTTTCACGGGCATATGTCAGG GTCAAGGAGTACAATTCTACTAAGCGCAGCCGCTCTTGCTCCAGAAGCCGAAGCCACAGCCGCTCTATCTCAAGAAGCAGAAGCCGAAGCCGCTCTATCTCCAGAAGCAGAAGCCGTAGTTATAGCAGAAGCAGGAGTCCAAG ATCTAGGTCTGTTTCTCGGTCTCGTTCACCAGTGAAAGAAAG ATCTAAGTCTGTTTCACGGTCTCCCTCACCTGCGAAAGAAAG ATCCCCATCCCCTGCTACTTCT CCTCAGCCTCCCCGCGAGAAGTCTGCAAGCAGGAGCCCTGTCAAGAGCAGAAGTTTATCCCGATCCCAGTCTCCT GCGAAGTCTGAGTGA
- the LOC121054459 gene encoding phytochrome A-associated F-box protein: MSADEGPAARRGERKKKGVAAEGEGAAASLSLLADDVLLQILGRLEGDPRDWARASCASPRLAALLRGTCLPPRLTRALPAELLPPPAPDGAHRAWAALHKLSVCCPGLLRAGVLLEPSDDFGLELDIGPDLATAPAPSPSPSSSSLDHASTATSAAPPPDRGGTNPTSDAATWSLYDDLYLDAAYDCSSEAQQIPPPAPASASAPAAGEGGDVAARRGVASGSRRRPRRWLGTVGAHLASGSWTLSREQGNKLLASRFRGDRLYICDWPGCVHAEERRKYMVFRGVFHNFARSQVRRALRDTRRPTVAVDCAFCGCTEAWDLYAAFCLRSFYGYHDDGEPVVRAYVCENGHVAGAWTERPLFS, from the coding sequence ATGAGCGCCGACGAGGGGCCGGCGGCCCGCCGCggcgagaggaagaagaagggggtggcggcggagggggagggggccgccgcgtcgctgtcGCTGCTGGCGGACGACGTGCTGCTGCAGATCCTGGGGCGGCTGGAGGGGGACCCGCGGGACTGGGCGAGGGCGTCGTGCGCGTCGCCGCGCCTGGCCGCGCTGCTCAGGGGGACGTGCCTCCCACCGCGCCTGACGCGGGCGCTGCCGGCGGAGCTGCTCCCGCCCCCGGCGCCCGACGGGGCGCACAGGGCGTGGGCCGCGCTCCACAAGCTGTCCGTCTGCTGCCCgggcctcctccgcgccggcgtTCTCCTCGAGCCCTCCGATGACTTCGGCCTCGAGCTCGACATCGGCCccgacctcgccaccgcccCCGCGCCTTCCCcctcaccctcctcctcctccctcgacCACGCCTCCACCGCtacctccgccgcgccgccgcccgaccgCGGCGGCACCAACCCGACATCGGACGCCGCCACGTGGTCGCTCTACGACGACCTGTACCTCGACGCCGCCTACGACTGCTCCTCCGAGGCGCAGCAGATCCcgccccccgcccccgcctccgcctccgccccagcGGCGGGGGAAGGGGGAGACGTCGCCGCCCGGCGCGGGGTGGCGTCggggagcaggcggcggccgcggcggtggctgggGACGGTGGGGGCGCACCTGGCGTCGGGGTCGTGGACGCTGAGCCGGGAGCAAGGGAACAAGCTCCTCGCCAGCCGCTTCCGCGGCGACCGCCTCTACATCTGCGACTGGCCGGGGTGCGTCCACGCCGAGGAGCGCCGCAAGTACATGGTCTTCCGCGGCGTCTTCCACAACTTCGCCCGCTCCCAggtccgccgcgccctccgcgacacccgccgccccaccgtcgccgtcgactgCGCCTTCTGCGGCTGCACCGAGGCCTGGGACCTCTACGCCGCCTTCTGCCTCCGCAGCTTCTACGGCtaccacgacgacggcgagcccgTCGTCCGCGCCTACGTCTGCGAGAACGgccacgtcgccggcgcctgGACCGAGCGCCCACTCTTCTCCTGA
- the LOC102712636 gene encoding uncharacterized protein LOC102712636, whose protein sequence is MAAAAAVGGNGDDGDDKARDVSNQPKDLGRNTCGGGVLPTPLRVTVSGDPVGTPDGDDHHGDTTECSSSFGPSCSASDDDAEPDMHGMEVDSPFLGTNHMNVDHANSAPSMARHKKVTAEWKKVVGPIMWRCQWLELRMKNIFSQIAKYDKELAVINHEKDLKLEMVKADGPESELAKLDSESHEKIIMKRRKRKRDEEATDTSLYMKMHPALSYYENRTDGLLVNDVFDSPVDEDIKSNSHDVGLLEDDKIFEQYSLREILLTVDEVQSRILSLQGCLNNARSKYEKLSLCLDHRKVKVSQKNQKVQNHITSCKKDRRRSHQKTKTKALDSFFQNDDLDKPSDGMMGYMKMHDAQEDATQLDANTITFDMLFNADNLLTDAHVGEFIKESADDVLIDNQAAKEDGYQPFETVKHADEKHSEILMHPSEGEKASAHTVECEQVLETAPVVKQINSREKRGHKPNKKHRSSLLAKKIKTEKDPSNMNNERTVLVAVDPRRSQRVRKPKIY, encoded by the exons atggctgcggctgcggcggtgggtggcaacggcgacgacggtgacgacaaGGCTCGTGATGTGTCGAACCAGCCCAAGGATCTTGGTAGGAACACCTGCGGGGGTGGCGTGCTTCCCACCCCTCTGCGAGTCACTGTCAGTGGTGATCCAGTGGGGACGCCTGATGGAGACGATCACCATGGGGACACCACGGAGTGCTCGAGCTCGTTTGGGCCGTCTTGCTCCGCGTCTGATGATGACGCAGAGCCGGACATGCATGGCATGGAAGTGGATTCGCCGTTTCTTGGTACGAACCATATGAATGTGGATCACGCTAATTCTGCACCAAGTATGGCCAG ACATAAAAAAGTGACAGCCGAGTGGAAAAAGGTGGTTGGGCCAATAATGTGGCGATGCCAATGGTTGGAGTTACGTATGAAGAATATCTTTTCACAAATAGCAAAGTATGACAAGGAACTTGCTGTTATCAATCATGAAAAAGATCTGAAGTTGGAAATGGTTAAAGCTGATGGTCCTGAATCAGAATTGGCAAAACTGGATTCTGAGAGCCATgagaaaattataatgaagagaagaaaaagaaaaagagatgaAGAGGCTACGGATACCTCACTGTACATGAAGATGCATCCTGCATTGTCCTATTATG AAAACAGAACAGATGGTCTCTTGGTTAATGATGTTTTTGACAGTCCAG TTGATGAGGACATCAAAAGCAATAGTCATGATGTCGGATTACTTGAGGATGACAAGATCTTTGAACAATATTCTTTGAGAGAGATTCTTCTTACAGTTGATGAGGTCCAATCCCGAATTTTGAGCCTTCAAGGTTGTCTCAACAATGCTCGCAGCAAATATGAAAAGTTGTCACTATGCTTAGACCATAGGAAGGTTAAGGTGTCTCAAAAGAATCAGAAGGTGCAGAACCACATCACCTCTTGTAAGAAGGATAGAAGACGTTCTCatcagaaaacaaaaacaaaggctCTGGATAGTTTTTTTCAGAATGATGACTTAGATAAACCCTCTGATGGTATGATGGGATATATGAAGATGCATGATGCACAGGAAGATGCAACACAATTGGATGCAAACACAATCACATTTGATATGCTCTTTAATGCAGACAATCTCCTAACTGATGCCCATGTTGGAGAGTTTATCAAAGAA AGTGCTGATGATGTTCTTATAGATAATCAAGCAGCCAAAGAAGATGGTTATCAGCCCTTTGAGACGGTTAAGCATGCTGACGAGAAGCACTCAGAGATATTGATGCATCCTTCCGAAGGAGAAAAGGCTAGTGCACACACAGTAGAGTGCGAACAAGTTCTAGAAACAGCTCCTGTTGTGAAGCAAATCAATTCTAGAGAAAAGCGAGGACACAAACCAAATAAGAAACATAGGAGTTCTCTGCTTGCTAAGAAAATCAAAACCGAGAAAGATCCCAGCAATATGAATAACGAAAGGACTGTTTTGGTGGCTGTGGATCCCCGGAGGAGTCAACGTGTTcgaaaacccaaaatttacTGA
- the LOC102702284 gene encoding putative disease resistance protein RGA3, whose translation MLRTCWMSTSAAKGECPRVGNLDTLQYKLREILQNSEKSLLVLDDIWFDNSKCVDEWDLLLGPILASQKGASKVLVTSRSKALPPALFSEDVINLENMKDAEFQALFKHHAFSGAIIQDHQLHNRLEELAEKIAERLGRSPLAAKVVGSQLKGKTNIDDWKDALTIKIDNLCEPKRALLWSYQKLDPRLQRCFLYCSLFPKGYRYTIDELVHLWVAEGFVDARNMNKRMEDIGMDYFKEMVSGSFFQPFSEKYYDARYIMHDLLHDLAESLSREDCFRLEDNKANDLPCTVRYLSVRVESMVQHKLSVCKLQHLRTLICIDPLVDVGTDIFKQVLLNLKKVRILSLSFYNTRQLPESIGELKHLRYLNISKTLISEVPKSLCGLYHLELFGLNNVLSFPDRLCHLSKLRHLKTHCNLPQIRDIGRLTLLQHISSFHIQKQKGYELRQLRNMNEISGSLSLINLENVTGNDEALESMLYQKNRLKELYLVWKDVNNMNSENNLHLGILEGLVPPPQLEHLSIEGYKSTAYPSWLQEGSYLENVYSFFLLKCSFLETMPSNTELFRRCRKLRLSDLPNMKKLPSLPEGLTELSIHNCPLLLFVTSDEPYHRDHSENTMRTEHLAAQFALIQLMSASFITRALLSDHSSMKQLEALMDHDISKNLQTIECALERKDEAMVTEDVIKAWMCCHEQRMRLIFARKIGLPLIPPSGLTELSLESCTITDGALCICLGGLASLRGLYLDKVMTLTTLPSEEVLKNLTKLDRLRIDACLFLRSLGGLRAASSLSVLNLSSCPSLELARGAEFMPASLGTLSINYCVLAPDLFCGNWPYLKYISLSNCRSSGSLFFGDLSSLKQFALRHLPDLCVIEGMSSLQVHDVWLIDIPKLSAECVPQFCIQDSLCVSSCALLNNMISAEGFTVPASLSLESCKESYISFEETGNYSSVKRLTLDGCEMSSIPRNLKCLSRLEKLSIYDCPTISSLPDVPSSLQYIYIEECPNISSLPDLPSSLQRISIRNCPLLKESCRAPDGESWPKIAHIRWRNIN comes from the coding sequence CTGGATGAGCACGAGTGCAGCAAAAGGGGAGTGCCCGCGTGTCGGTAATCTCGATACTCTCCAGTACAAACTAAGGGAAATACTGCAAAACTCAGAGAAATCCCTGCTTGTGTTGGATGACATTTGGTTCGATAATTCCAAGTGTGTGGATGAATGGGACCTGCTCCTTGGTCCCATACTAGCTTCTCAGAAAGGGGCTAGCAAAGTTTTGGTGACTTCTCGATCGAAGGCACTTCCACCTGCTCTTTTCTCTGAAGATGTCATTAATTTGGAAAATATGAAAGATGCTGAGTTCCAGGCACTCTTCAAACACCATGCTTTCTCTGGAGCCATAATTCAAGACCACCAGTTGCATAATAGGCTGGAAGAGCTTGCAGAGAAGATTGCTGAAAGGCTTGGAAGATCTCCTTTGGCAGCAAAAGTTGTAGGTTCCCAATTGAAAGGGAAAACAAATATCGATGATTGGAAAGATGCTCTCACTATAAAGATTGACAATTTATGTGAACCTAAGAGAGCTCTGCTGTGGAGTTATCAGAAATTAgatcctcgtcttcagagatGCTTTCTGTATTGCAGCTTATTTCCAAAAGGTTACAGGTATACAATTGATGAGTTGGTTCACCTTTGGGTGGCAGAGGGATTTGTTGATGCACGCAATATGAATAAAAGAATGGAAGATATCGGCATGGATTACTTCAAAGAGATGGTCTCTGGATCATTTTTTCAAccattttctgaaaaatattatgatgcAAGGTATATTATGCATGACCTCCTTCATGATTTGGCAGAATCACTCTCTAGAGAAGATTGCTTTAGATTAGAAGATAACAAAGCGAATGATTTACCATGCACTGTTCGATATTTATCTGTTCGTGTTGAGAGTATGGTACAACATAAGCTAAGTGTCTGCAAGCTACAACATTTGCGCACTCTGATCTGCATTGACCCACTAGTGGATGTCGGAACTGATATTTTCAAGCAGGTACTGTTGAATCTGAAAAAAGTGCGCATACTTTCTTTGTCATTTTACAACACTAGACAGTTGCCTGAATCAATTGGTGAGCTAAAACATCTTCGGTATTTGAACATCAGCAAGACGCTGATTTCTGAAGTACCAAAATCATTATGTGGCCTTTACCACTTAGAGTTATTTGGCTTGAATAATGTTTTAAGTTTCCCTGACAGACTCTGCCATTTAAGTAAGTTAAGGCATCTTAAAACACATTGTAATCTGCCACAGATTCGCGACATAGGAAGGCTAACTTTGCTTCAACATATTAGTAGTTTTCATATCCAGAAACAGAAGGGATATGAGTTGCGACAGCTGAGGAACATGAATGAGATTAGTGGGAGTTTATCTCTCATAAATCTTGAGAATGTCACTGGAAACGATGAAGCCTTAGAGTCAATGTTGTATCAGAAAAATCGGCTTAAAGAATTGTATCTTGTGTGGAAAGATGTGAATAACATGAATTCAGAGAATAATTTACACCTCGGGATTCTTGAAGGCCTCGTGCCACCGCCACAGTTGGAGCACTTATCAATTGAAGGTTACAAATCCACTGCCTATCCAAGCTGGTTACAGGAGGGTTCCTATCTTGAGAATGTatattccttttttcttctgaaGTGCAGTTTTTTAGAAACTATGCCATCCAATACTGAACTCTTTAGGCGTTGCCGTAAATTGCGTCTCTCGGATCTCCCAAATATGAAGAAACTACCCTCTCTTCCAGAAGGTCTCACAGAGTTGTCGATTCACAATTGTCCACTACTTCTATTCGTTACTAGTGATGAACCATATCATCGTGATCATAGTGAGAACACCATGAGGACAGAGCACCTGGCAGCACAATTTGCTTTGATCCAGTTGATGTCAGCTTCATTTATTACGAGGGCACTATTGTCAGATCATTCATCTATGAAGCAATTGGAAGCGTTGATGGATCATGATATATCAAAAAATCTTCAGACCATTGAATGTGCCctagaaagaaaagatgaagcaATGGTGACTGAGGATGTCATCAAGGCATGGATGTGTTGCCACGAACAGAGGATGAGACTCATTTTTGCGAGAAAGATTGGGCTACCATTGATCCCACCATCAGGATTAACTGAACTGTCCCTTGAATCATGCACCATTACAGATGGGGCTCTATGTATTTGCCTTGGTGGCTTAGCTTCACTAAGAGGCTTGTACCTAGACAAGGTCATGACATTAACTACGCTTCCATCAGAAGAGGTcctaaaaaatttgacaaagcTTGATCGCTTGAGAATTGATGCCTGTTTGTTTCTCAGATCGTTGGGGGGCTTGCGAGCTGCTAGTTCCCTTTCGGTATTAAACTTGTCCTCCTGCCCTTCTTTAGAGTTGGCACGTGGTGCAGAATTTATGCCAGCATCCCTTGGGACACTCTCAATAAACTATTGTGTGCTTGCACCTGACTTGTTCTGTGGCAACTGGCCTTATCTGAAATATATTTCCTTAAGCAACTGCAGAAGCTCTGGGTCATTGTTTTTTGGTGATCTTAGCTCCCTCAAACAATTCGCACTTCGTCATTTGCCAGACTTATGTGTGATTGAAGGCATGTCTTCCCTTCAAGTTCACGACGTGTGGTTAATAGATATCCCGAAGCTTAGTGCTGAGTGTGTGCCACAGTTTTGTATCCAGGATTCACTGTGTGTTAGCAGCTGTGCGTTGCTGAACAACATGATCTCTGCTGAAGGTTTCACAGTTCCAGCGTCTCTCTCCCTTGAAAGCTGCAAGGAGTCATACATTTCATTTGAAGAAACTGGAAATTACTCATCTGTCAAGAGGCTGACATTAGATGGGTGTGAAATGAGTTCCATTCCACGAAATCTGAAGTGCCTCTCAAGACTAGAGAAACTTAGTATCTACGATTGCCCCACTATATCATCTTTGCCTGATGTCCCATCATCCCTGCAGTACATATACATAGAGGAGTGCCCCAATATATCATCTTTGCCTGATCTCCCATCCTCCCTGCAGCGCATATCCATACGGAACTGTCCACTGTTGAAGGAGAGCTGTAGAGCACCTGATGGGGAAAGCTGGCCAAAGATTGCACATATTCGCTGGAGGAATATTAATTGA